The following proteins are co-located in the Chryseobacterium scophthalmum genome:
- the rpoN gene encoding RNA polymerase factor sigma-54 has product MLKQHLQLKLGQKLAPQQIQLMKLIQLHTLEFEEELERELEENPALEVAKEESKEDEYSTLDESYESEGTESIETDFDVNEYLYDDEPSYKTASSNYSADDEDFDNESLLTEGQSLYDYLMEQINLVNINDEDLKIAEYIIGNLDTDGYLRREIKAIVDDLAFSQGIYTTKEKVEDILENYIQKLDPSGVGARGLQECLLLQIEKKISSDKAVSLAANILRYQFDALTNKHYNKIIQKYDIEEEDLKDALEEISKLSPKVGGNFDTQTITINQEIIPDFVIQVKDGQVIPMLNSKNAPTLRVSEEYKDILTTYSHDKKSSEHKQAALFIKQKLDAAKWYIDAINQRQNTLLQTINAIVKFQHNYFITGDEKSLKPMILKDIADITGFDISTISRVVKSKYADTPNGILYLKDLFSDSLTNDDGEEVSTKEIKNHLQEVISKENKRKPLTDDALVVILKEQGYNIARRTIAKYREQLNIPVARLRKEL; this is encoded by the coding sequence ATGCTAAAACAACATTTACAACTTAAATTAGGACAGAAACTTGCTCCTCAGCAGATTCAGCTGATGAAGTTGATTCAGCTTCATACTTTGGAGTTTGAGGAAGAACTCGAAAGAGAACTTGAAGAAAATCCTGCACTGGAAGTAGCCAAGGAAGAGTCTAAAGAAGATGAATACTCAACTCTAGATGAAAGCTATGAAAGTGAAGGTACGGAAAGTATAGAAACTGATTTCGACGTCAATGAATATCTGTATGATGATGAACCAAGCTATAAAACGGCTTCAAGTAATTATTCTGCCGATGATGAAGATTTTGATAATGAAAGCCTCCTTACTGAAGGACAGTCGTTGTATGACTATCTAATGGAGCAAATCAACCTTGTCAACATCAATGATGAAGATCTGAAAATTGCTGAATACATTATTGGTAATTTAGACACTGATGGCTATTTGAGAAGAGAGATAAAGGCGATTGTTGATGATTTGGCTTTTTCACAAGGGATTTATACGACCAAAGAGAAAGTTGAAGATATACTTGAAAACTATATTCAGAAATTAGATCCATCGGGTGTTGGAGCAAGAGGTTTGCAGGAGTGTCTTTTACTTCAGATTGAGAAAAAAATCAGTTCTGATAAGGCGGTTTCTTTGGCTGCAAATATTTTGAGATATCAATTTGATGCGCTTACCAACAAGCATTACAATAAGATTATTCAGAAATATGATATTGAGGAAGAAGATTTGAAGGATGCTTTAGAGGAAATTTCAAAATTATCTCCAAAAGTAGGTGGAAACTTCGATACTCAAACCATTACAATCAATCAGGAGATTATTCCAGATTTTGTAATACAGGTGAAAGATGGGCAGGTTATCCCAATGCTTAACAGCAAAAATGCACCTACTTTAAGGGTTTCTGAAGAATACAAAGATATTTTAACTACTTATTCTCACGATAAAAAATCATCTGAACATAAGCAGGCTGCATTATTTATTAAGCAAAAATTAGATGCTGCAAAATGGTATATCGATGCTATTAATCAACGTCAGAATACTTTGCTTCAGACGATTAATGCTATTGTGAAGTTTCAGCACAATTATTTTATCACAGGTGATGAGAAGTCATTAAAACCTATGATTTTAAAGGATATTGCGGATATTACAGGTTTTGATATCTCAACGATTTCAAGAGTGGTTAAAAGTAAGTATGCAGATACGCCAAACGGAATTCTTTACCTTAAAGATTTGTTTTCTGACAGCTTAACCAATGACGATGGTGAAGAAGTGTCTACAAAAGAAATTAAAAATCATCTTCAGGAAGTAATCAGCAAAGAAAATAAGAGAAAACCTTTAACGGATGATGCTTTAGTCGTAATTCTTAAAGAACAGGGGTACAATATTGCAAGAAGAACAATTGCTAAGTACCGTGAACAGCTCAATATTCCGGTTGCAAGACTTAGAAAAGAACTTTAA
- a CDS encoding polyphosphate kinase 2 family protein: MDNNFSGDFLIKGKFSIKKSSTEYKGKLTKEEGVQLLIQEKEKLRELQEKLYADGSKSLLVVLQAMDAAGKDSLIEHVFGGVNPQGCNVTSFKTPSSREYSHDFLWRHYLALPQKGMIGIFNRSHYESVLVCKVHPEYNLSEKTWDSVKDFDKKFWENRYESIRNFEKHLAQNGTTIIKIFLNVSKDEQKKRLLDRINEQEKNWKFSAADLPERALFDQYMECYETAINETSKDEAPWYVIPADNKWFARLSALQIIIDTLEKMDLKFPELSKEDRKGLDEAKKQLESE, from the coding sequence ATGGATAATAATTTCTCAGGCGACTTTTTAATTAAAGGAAAATTTTCAATAAAAAAATCTTCAACAGAATATAAAGGAAAACTCACTAAAGAAGAAGGTGTACAATTATTAATTCAGGAAAAAGAAAAGCTTAGAGAGCTTCAGGAAAAACTTTATGCTGACGGAAGTAAATCATTGTTAGTAGTTTTACAGGCGATGGATGCCGCAGGAAAAGACAGTTTAATAGAGCATGTTTTTGGAGGTGTAAATCCTCAAGGTTGCAATGTTACAAGTTTTAAAACTCCAAGTTCTAGAGAATACTCACATGATTTTCTGTGGAGGCATTATCTAGCTTTACCTCAGAAAGGGATGATTGGTATTTTTAACCGCTCACATTACGAAAGTGTTTTGGTCTGTAAAGTACATCCTGAATATAATTTAAGCGAAAAAACCTGGGATTCTGTAAAGGATTTTGATAAAAAATTCTGGGAAAACAGATATGAAAGCATCAGAAATTTTGAAAAACATCTCGCTCAAAATGGAACGACAATTATTAAAATTTTCTTGAATGTTTCTAAGGACGAGCAAAAGAAAAGGCTTTTAGACCGTATCAACGAACAGGAAAAAAACTGGAAATTTTCGGCTGCAGACTTACCCGAAAGAGCTTTGTTTGACCAATATATGGAATGCTACGAAACTGCCATTAATGAAACTTCAAAAGATGAAGCACCTTGGTATGTAATTCCGGCGGACAATAAATGGTTTGCAAGACTTTCGGCTTTGCAAATTATTATTGATACTTTAGAAAAAATGGATTTGAAATTCCCTGAGCTTTCAAAAGAAGATAGAAAAGGTCTGGATGAGGCTAAAAAACAATTGGAAAGTGAATAA
- a CDS encoding RNA polymerase sigma factor yields the protein MISKEKEFAQLVKDNQGLIIKVSRLYTNSLEDEEDLFQEIVLQLWRSYDSFKGNSKISTWMYRVALNTAITLFRKKSKSLQTNELDINHRDFVEDDDDKQQQISLLYTVIKTLPNVERAIVMMYLDDLPYKDIAENLGITEVNARVKMNRLKKILKEKMEKHA from the coding sequence TTGATTTCTAAAGAGAAAGAGTTTGCACAGCTTGTAAAAGATAATCAGGGATTGATTATTAAAGTATCGCGTCTGTACACCAATTCGCTGGAAGATGAGGAAGATCTTTTCCAGGAAATTGTTTTACAGCTTTGGCGAAGCTATGATTCTTTTAAAGGAAATTCAAAAATTTCTACCTGGATGTATCGTGTTGCACTCAACACAGCCATCACTCTTTTCAGAAAAAAAAGTAAAAGTTTACAGACTAACGAGCTAGACATCAATCACAGAGATTTCGTTGAAGATGATGATGACAAACAGCAGCAAATTTCACTTCTTTACACCGTAATAAAAACCCTTCCAAATGTAGAAAGGGCAATTGTAATGATGTATCTCGACGACTTGCCTTATAAGGATATAGCCGAAAACTTGGGTATTACGGAAGTAAATGCACGTGTGAAAATGAACAGATTAAAGAAAATCCTTAAAGAAAAAATGGAAAAACATGCCTGA
- a CDS encoding DUF1573 domain-containing protein, translating to MKNLLAGIALFGTFALASAQTITFDKTTYEYGQIKPNSDGTRFFTVTNTGDKPLIISNVKPACGCTTPEFSQAPIAPGKSAKIKVGYNTASVSPFNKMIEVFSNDPVNSRSVIYIKGEVTPNAPEPKPLTAAEQKAAAKAEKKAAKMAAKK from the coding sequence ATGAAAAACTTATTAGCAGGAATTGCATTATTCGGAACATTTGCATTAGCATCTGCACAAACAATTACATTCGACAAAACTACTTATGAATATGGTCAAATTAAACCAAATTCTGATGGTACAAGATTCTTTACTGTAACCAATACAGGAGATAAGCCACTTATTATTTCTAATGTAAAGCCAGCTTGTGGATGTACTACACCAGAATTTAGCCAAGCTCCTATTGCACCTGGAAAATCAGCAAAAATTAAAGTTGGATACAACACTGCAAGTGTTTCTCCATTCAACAAAATGATTGAAGTATTTTCTAATGACCCTGTAAATAGCAGAAGCGTAATTTACATTAAAGGTGAAGTAACTCCTAATGCTCCTGAACCAAAACCATTAACTGCTGCAGAACAAAAAGCAGCGGCTAAAGCTGAGAAAAAAGCGGCTAAAATGGCTGCAAAAAAATAA
- a CDS encoding ribokinase, with protein sequence MNFSSEHPKIVVVGSCSLDLILYTDKIPSRNETVMARHSENYFGGKGANQAVGTARLGAAVHFVGCVGIDPLGQQIMRNLVNENVNVGFVYETDQESTGIAYVTSCNGDFSVVVDSAANKNVKVKQIDDAERYIHSSSLVLLQLEIPMEVIEYTVKKAKSLGKMVGLYASPGTRLNEQILDDVDFIIARSNELSIIFGEDKREEILKKYFNKLFVRDETNSTIYYDGAEMKYFRNENESMVYKMGMGDAFTSGFAVALCHKNTIEDCVKFGNLVSSKVSLGKGAQMALPYLKDLI encoded by the coding sequence ATGAACTTTTCATCAGAGCATCCAAAGATTGTCGTTGTTGGCAGTTGTTCACTAGATTTGATATTGTATACTGATAAAATCCCGTCTCGTAATGAAACGGTGATGGCTCGTCATTCTGAAAATTATTTTGGTGGAAAAGGAGCTAATCAGGCAGTTGGTACCGCAAGATTGGGCGCTGCTGTTCATTTTGTTGGCTGTGTAGGGATTGATCCTTTAGGACAGCAGATCATGCGAAATCTTGTTAACGAAAATGTGAATGTAGGTTTTGTTTACGAAACAGATCAGGAATCTACAGGCATTGCTTATGTAACGAGTTGTAACGGGGACTTTTCTGTTGTGGTAGATTCTGCGGCCAATAAAAATGTGAAGGTAAAGCAAATTGATGATGCTGAAAGATATATTCACTCATCATCTCTTGTTCTTTTACAGCTGGAAATTCCAATGGAAGTTATTGAGTATACTGTAAAAAAAGCAAAAAGTCTTGGCAAAATGGTAGGTTTGTATGCATCTCCTGGGACAAGATTAAATGAACAGATTTTAGATGATGTTGATTTTATCATAGCCCGAAGCAATGAGCTTTCTATTATTTTTGGAGAAGACAAAAGAGAAGAAATTCTTAAAAAATATTTTAATAAACTTTTCGTAAGAGACGAAACCAATTCTACGATTTATTATGACGGAGCCGAAATGAAATATTTCCGCAACGAAAATGAAAGCATGGTCTACAAAATGGGAATGGGAGATGCCTTTACCTCTGGTTTTGCAGTGGCATTATGTCATAAAAATACCATTGAAGATTGTGTAAAATTCGGTAATCTGGTTTCTTCAAAAGTTTCTTTGGGAAAAGGTGCACAAATGGCGCTTCCTTACCTAAAAGATTTGATATAG
- a CDS encoding valine--tRNA ligase codes for MQISEKYNPQETEQKWYNYWLENKYFHSEPNEKPPYTIVIPPPNVTGILHMGHMLNNTIQDVLARRARMQGFNACWVPGTDHASIATEAKVVAKLKSEGINKSDITREEFLKHAWEWTDKYGGTILEQLKKLGCSCDWDRTRFTMEESLSKQVIKSFVDLYNKGLIYRGYRMVNWDPEAKTNISDEEVIFKEQNGKLYFLKYKIEGTEEFLSVATTRPETIFGDTAICINPNDERYAHLKGKNVIVPIVNRVIPIIEDEYVDIEFGTGALKITPAHDINDYEIGQKHQLPMIDALDDDGNLNEHGLHYAGKNRFDVRKQIAKELEENDLLLKAEDYVNKVGTSERTGAVIEPKVSVQWFLKMSEIGKPALDVVMDDEVKFYPEKFKNTYKHWMENIRDWNISRQLWWGQQIPAFYYGDGENDFVVAETIEDALALAKEKTRNPELETRNLRQDEDALDTWFSSWLWPMSVFDGLNNPDNKDINYYYPTSDLVTGPDIIFFWVARMIMAGLEYRKEVPFKNVYFTGIVRDKQRRKMSKSLGNSPDPLELMDKYGADGVRVGILLSSAAGNDLLFDEDLMLQGRNFMTKIWSAFRLINMWNHEDKPANATETQTIEWFENKLNKTIIEIDDQFEKFRISDALHLIYKLIWDDFCGSYLEAIKPNYGEGISKEVYNKTVSLFEELMKLVHPFMPFQSEEIWQLISERSIDEALVIAQQKKAEGFNEDIIKNFETASEIISGVRNYRQTKGISPREAAEIYTNASEFANEPVIKKLANISEIHFGAKTDKPSFTFLVGSTEVSIPLSENLDLGEEKIKTEEELKYLKGFLISVDKKLSNEKFVANAKPEVVESERKKQKDAQDKIAILEEKLKTL; via the coding sequence ATGCAGATTTCAGAAAAGTATAATCCACAGGAAACAGAACAGAAATGGTACAATTACTGGCTGGAAAACAAATATTTCCACTCAGAGCCCAACGAAAAGCCACCTTATACGATTGTAATTCCGCCGCCAAACGTCACAGGAATTCTTCACATGGGGCATATGTTGAATAATACCATTCAGGATGTTTTGGCCCGTCGTGCAAGAATGCAGGGCTTTAATGCTTGTTGGGTTCCGGGAACAGATCACGCTTCAATTGCTACTGAAGCGAAGGTTGTTGCTAAACTGAAGTCTGAAGGAATTAATAAATCTGATATTACCAGAGAAGAATTTTTGAAACACGCTTGGGAATGGACCGACAAATACGGCGGAACAATTCTTGAGCAGCTGAAGAAACTTGGTTGTTCTTGTGATTGGGACAGAACCCGATTCACAATGGAAGAGTCTCTTTCTAAGCAGGTAATCAAATCTTTTGTTGATTTATACAATAAAGGATTGATTTATCGTGGCTATAGAATGGTCAACTGGGATCCGGAAGCGAAAACCAATATTTCTGACGAAGAAGTAATCTTTAAAGAGCAAAACGGAAAATTATATTTCCTTAAATATAAAATCGAAGGTACAGAAGAATTCCTTTCGGTGGCTACAACGCGTCCTGAAACTATTTTCGGGGATACAGCAATCTGTATCAATCCTAATGATGAGAGATATGCTCATTTGAAGGGTAAAAATGTAATTGTGCCAATTGTAAACAGAGTTATTCCGATTATTGAAGACGAATATGTTGACATCGAATTCGGAACAGGTGCTTTGAAAATTACTCCTGCACACGACATTAATGACTACGAAATCGGACAAAAACATCAGTTACCAATGATTGATGCTTTAGATGATGACGGAAATCTGAATGAGCACGGATTACATTACGCTGGAAAAAACAGATTTGATGTTAGAAAACAAATCGCGAAAGAATTAGAAGAAAATGATCTTTTGTTGAAAGCAGAAGATTATGTAAATAAAGTAGGAACTTCAGAAAGAACGGGTGCGGTTATCGAACCTAAAGTTTCTGTTCAGTGGTTCTTAAAAATGTCTGAAATTGGAAAGCCGGCTTTAGATGTTGTAATGGATGATGAAGTAAAATTCTATCCTGAGAAATTTAAAAATACCTACAAACACTGGATGGAAAACATCCGTGACTGGAATATTTCTCGCCAGCTTTGGTGGGGACAGCAAATTCCTGCTTTCTATTATGGTGATGGTGAAAATGACTTCGTAGTTGCCGAGACAATCGAAGACGCTTTGGCTTTAGCCAAAGAAAAAACTCGAAACCCAGAACTCGAAACTCGAAACTTGAGACAAGACGAAGACGCTCTTGATACATGGTTCTCATCTTGGTTGTGGCCAATGTCTGTTTTTGACGGGTTGAATAATCCTGATAATAAAGACATCAATTATTATTACCCGACTTCAGATTTGGTAACAGGTCCGGATATTATTTTCTTCTGGGTTGCAAGAATGATTATGGCAGGATTGGAATACAGAAAAGAAGTTCCATTCAAAAATGTTTATTTCACAGGGATTGTAAGAGATAAGCAGAGAAGAAAAATGTCAAAATCTTTAGGAAATTCACCTGATCCTTTAGAATTAATGGATAAATATGGTGCAGATGGCGTTCGTGTTGGAATTTTATTAAGCTCTGCGGCTGGAAATGATCTTCTTTTTGATGAAGATTTAATGCTTCAGGGAAGAAATTTCATGACAAAAATCTGGAGTGCTTTCCGTTTGATCAACATGTGGAATCATGAAGATAAGCCTGCAAATGCAACAGAAACTCAAACGATCGAATGGTTTGAAAATAAATTAAATAAAACGATTATTGAAATTGACGATCAGTTTGAGAAATTCAGAATTTCTGATGCTTTACATTTAATTTATAAATTAATTTGGGATGATTTCTGTGGTTCTTATTTAGAAGCAATTAAACCAAATTATGGGGAAGGAATTTCTAAAGAAGTTTACAATAAAACAGTTTCTCTTTTTGAAGAATTGATGAAATTAGTTCATCCGTTCATGCCTTTCCAGTCAGAAGAAATCTGGCAATTGATTTCGGAGAGAAGCATCGATGAGGCTTTGGTTATTGCTCAACAGAAAAAAGCAGAAGGATTTAATGAAGATATTATTAAAAACTTCGAAACAGCATCAGAAATTATTTCAGGTGTTAGAAATTATCGTCAGACAAAAGGAATTTCGCCAAGAGAAGCCGCTGAAATTTATACCAATGCTTCAGAATTTGCAAATGAACCTGTAATTAAGAAATTAGCCAATATTTCTGAAATTCATTTCGGAGCCAAAACAGATAAGCCAAGTTTCACGTTCCTTGTAGGATCTACCGAAGTTTCAATTCCATTAAGTGAAAACTTAGATTTAGGAGAAGAAAAAATTAAGACAGAAGAAGAATTAAAATATTTAAAAGGATTCTTGATTTCTGTTGATAAAAAACTTTCTAACGAAAAATTTGTTGCTAACGCAAAACCTGAAGTTGTAGAAAGCGAGCGTAAGAAACAAAAAGATGCGCAAGATAAGATTGCGATTTTAGAAGAAAAATTAAAAACACTCTAA
- a CDS encoding alpha/beta hydrolase family protein — protein sequence MEKLILTTKDQCQLTTHLFKPEKSNDKIILINSATGVKQQVYFSFAQFFAEKGFTVITYDYRGIGLSKPEKMKGFKASMRTWGNEDFKTVTEFIIKTFPGYQKFCLGHSVGALIVGMNENSKIFERFIFVATQNAFIGNLKWNTKLEAFFGFGFAQPFFTELFGYFPAHWFGLGESLPKNCAYDWRTLILNRKSTGKLLLKTQDYSKELNQKVLVLYAEDDAWLTDKGVKSLLNDVYFNLKPDYRILKASESEKGEIGHVNFFRSYNKKLWNIILNEIKN from the coding sequence ATGGAAAAACTGATACTTACCACAAAAGATCAATGTCAACTGACCACCCATCTCTTTAAACCTGAAAAATCTAATGATAAAATTATTCTGATCAATTCTGCAACTGGAGTGAAGCAACAGGTTTACTTTTCTTTTGCCCAATTTTTTGCAGAAAAAGGTTTTACCGTCATTACTTATGATTACCGTGGAATAGGGCTTTCAAAGCCTGAAAAAATGAAGGGTTTCAAAGCTTCAATGCGAACTTGGGGAAATGAAGATTTTAAAACTGTCACAGAATTTATTATTAAAACTTTTCCAGGTTATCAGAAGTTTTGTTTGGGACATTCGGTAGGTGCTTTAATCGTTGGAATGAATGAAAATTCTAAAATATTTGAACGGTTTATCTTCGTTGCCACCCAAAATGCTTTTATTGGAAACCTAAAATGGAATACAAAATTGGAAGCTTTTTTCGGTTTCGGATTTGCGCAGCCTTTTTTTACTGAGCTATTTGGTTATTTTCCAGCACATTGGTTTGGATTGGGAGAAAGTCTTCCAAAAAATTGCGCTTATGACTGGAGAACCTTAATTTTGAACAGAAAATCTACCGGAAAATTATTGCTTAAAACTCAAGATTATTCAAAAGAATTAAACCAAAAAGTGTTGGTTTTGTATGCTGAAGACGATGCATGGTTAACTGATAAAGGAGTGAAAAGTCTTCTAAATGATGTTTATTTTAATTTGAAGCCTGATTATAGAATTTTAAAGGCTTCAGAATCAGAAAAAGGTGAAATCGGACATGTCAATTTTTTCAGAAGTTATAATAAAAAACTTTGGAATATTATTTTGAATGAAATTAAAAATTAA
- a CDS encoding DUF4241 domain-containing protein, with protein MTHLENIQKLFSKDFVESPLLESFEVGKIYLSTGKLVACDPLITNDMQPFSTEFPKGDFQVLIHKERESNCVAYAEIVFSDAKISSWKLATTKEQNIKDLAEGEVFGYPVESGMGCFMDVQTQEHLNLHEQKLFQRKGDDFMGIYEEFFHEHFFDENGAIDQFAFLKPTEENPGNIFAFETGYGEGFYASYIALDKENKPVKIITEFIEILVS; from the coding sequence ATGACACATCTAGAAAACATACAAAAACTTTTCTCAAAAGACTTTGTAGAAAGTCCGTTATTGGAAAGTTTTGAAGTGGGAAAAATATACCTTTCCACCGGAAAATTGGTTGCTTGTGATCCTTTGATTACGAATGATATGCAACCTTTTTCTACTGAGTTTCCAAAAGGAGATTTTCAGGTTTTAATTCATAAAGAAAGAGAAAGTAACTGTGTTGCTTATGCAGAAATTGTATTTAGTGATGCAAAAATTTCATCATGGAAACTTGCCACAACCAAAGAACAAAATATAAAAGATTTAGCGGAAGGTGAAGTTTTTGGTTATCCTGTAGAAAGCGGAATGGGCTGTTTTATGGATGTACAGACTCAGGAACATCTTAATCTTCATGAGCAGAAACTTTTTCAGAGAAAAGGTGATGATTTTATGGGAATTTACGAAGAGTTTTTCCATGAGCATTTCTTTGATGAAAACGGTGCTATCGATCAGTTTGCATTTTTAAAACCTACTGAAGAAAATCCGGGAAATATTTTTGCTTTTGAAACTGGTTATGGTGAAGGCTTTTATGCAAGTTATATAGCTCTTGATAAAGAAAATAAACCGGTAAAAATTATTACTGAATTTATTGAGATATTAGTTAGCTAA
- a CDS encoding AMP-binding protein, which translates to MSLSYVHGASHIPLLGETIGKNLRNTVEKFPDQDALICVHQNYRATYQEFYNQTTQVAKALISLGVKSGDRVGVWAANRYEWVLLQYATARIGIILVNINPAYRTSELIFVINQSEMSHIFSSLTFKSSNYKKMIADAREFCTTLKSETFFDETWENFLNNSKDISDETLEDFENKVEFDDPVNIQYTSGTTGFPKGVTLSHHNILNNGYFIGIRLKYTEKDRVCIPVPFYHCFGMVIGNLCCTSHGACMVIPNDSFDPEITLKAVSDEKCTSLYGVPTMFIAELAVKDFDKYDFSNLRTGVMAGSVCPPEIMKKVENLMNIKEMSICYGMTETSPVSTQTLIGTPLEKQVSTVGTVQNHLEIKIIDENGKVLNRGEHGELSTRGYSVMLKYWNDPENTKKVIDDGRWMHTGDLAVMDNDGYITISGRIKDLIIRGGENISPKEIEDFLYVYPNILDVQIIGVPSEKFGEEVMAWVKIRSGFTVTEEELNEYCKGRIAHYKIPKYWKFVDEFPMTISGKIRKVEMREISMKELGLEK; encoded by the coding sequence ATGTCTTTATCTTATGTTCACGGAGCTTCCCACATACCATTGTTGGGAGAAACCATTGGGAAAAATCTTAGAAATACTGTTGAAAAATTTCCGGACCAGGATGCCTTGATTTGTGTACATCAAAATTATCGAGCTACTTATCAAGAATTTTATAATCAAACCACTCAGGTTGCCAAAGCCTTAATTAGTCTAGGAGTAAAATCTGGTGACAGAGTTGGAGTTTGGGCTGCAAACCGCTACGAATGGGTCTTGCTTCAATATGCAACGGCAAGAATTGGAATTATTTTAGTCAATATTAATCCTGCTTACAGAACGAGTGAATTAATTTTTGTCATCAATCAGTCGGAAATGTCTCATATTTTTTCGTCGCTGACTTTTAAATCAAGTAATTATAAAAAAATGATTGCTGATGCAAGAGAGTTTTGCACCACTCTAAAATCAGAAACATTTTTCGATGAGACCTGGGAAAATTTCCTCAATAATTCAAAAGATATTTCAGACGAAACGCTTGAAGATTTTGAAAATAAAGTTGAATTTGATGATCCTGTAAACATTCAATATACATCAGGAACTACAGGTTTCCCCAAAGGAGTTACGCTTTCCCATCATAATATTCTGAACAACGGTTATTTTATCGGAATCCGTTTAAAATACACAGAAAAAGACAGAGTCTGCATTCCCGTTCCTTTTTATCATTGCTTTGGAATGGTTATCGGAAATCTTTGCTGTACCTCTCACGGAGCTTGTATGGTGATTCCAAATGATAGTTTTGATCCAGAAATTACACTAAAAGCAGTCTCAGATGAAAAATGTACTTCTTTATACGGAGTTCCTACAATGTTTATTGCTGAATTGGCTGTGAAAGATTTTGATAAGTACGATTTTTCAAATTTGAGAACCGGAGTGATGGCTGGTTCTGTTTGTCCGCCAGAGATCATGAAAAAGGTCGAAAATTTAATGAACATTAAGGAAATGAGTATTTGCTACGGAATGACCGAAACATCGCCTGTTTCTACGCAAACTTTGATTGGAACACCTTTAGAAAAGCAAGTAAGTACAGTTGGAACTGTTCAGAATCATTTAGAAATAAAAATTATCGATGAAAATGGTAAAGTTTTAAATCGCGGTGAACATGGAGAACTCTCTACAAGAGGTTATTCTGTAATGTTGAAGTACTGGAACGACCCGGAAAATACCAAAAAAGTAATCGACGACGGAAGATGGATGCACACCGGAGATTTGGCTGTAATGGACAATGACGGTTACATCACAATTTCCGGAAGAATAAAAGACTTAATCATCCGTGGTGGGGAAAATATTTCGCCAAAAGAAATTGAAGATTTTCTTTATGTTTATCCTAATATTTTAGATGTTCAGATTATCGGAGTGCCTAGTGAAAAATTTGGAGAAGAAGTAATGGCTTGGGTAAAAATCCGCTCAGGATTTACGGTAACAGAAGAAGAATTAAATGAATACTGCAAAGGCAGAATTGCACATTATAAGATCCCAAAGTATTGGAAGTTTGTGGATGAATTCCCAATGACTATTTCAGGAAAAATTAGAAAAGTAGAAATGAGAGAAATTTCTATGAAAGAATTAGGTTTAGAAAAATAA
- a CDS encoding beta-carotene 15,15'-monooxygenase, whose translation MPEFDLDSFKKTWQEQPVKQKYDNNEILKMLNNKSRNYMKYIFWISVVEFLLFSVLGVFYLIQNNESDSFLSILEKMGVHRDSQLITKLDNIYLIVKILSLVVTGFFVFKFYQNYRKIRVEEDLKLFIIRIITFKRTVNAFILTNIGLLLILISALIGFTFYILNVQNIEINSSTFTGFIVGIIVSTILCVILIWVYYRLVYGIIMSRLDKNLNQLKEIESQEN comes from the coding sequence ATGCCTGAATTTGATTTAGACAGCTTTAAGAAAACCTGGCAAGAACAGCCTGTGAAACAGAAATACGACAATAATGAGATTCTGAAAATGCTCAATAATAAATCACGCAATTACATGAAATATATTTTCTGGATTAGCGTGGTAGAGTTTTTACTTTTCAGTGTTTTGGGTGTATTTTACCTTATACAAAATAATGAATCAGATAGTTTCTTGAGTATTTTAGAGAAAATGGGAGTTCACAGAGACAGCCAACTTATTACCAAACTTGATAATATTTATTTAATTGTAAAAATCTTGAGTTTAGTAGTTACCGGATTTTTCGTATTTAAGTTTTATCAAAACTATCGGAAAATTAGAGTTGAAGAAGACCTTAAGCTTTTTATTATCAGAATAATTACCTTTAAGAGAACAGTGAATGCTTTTATTTTAACGAATATCGGATTATTATTAATCTTAATAAGTGCGTTAATCGGCTTTACTTTTTATATTTTAAATGTTCAAAACATAGAAATTAACAGTTCGACTTTTACTGGATTTATTGTTGGGATTATAGTAAGTACAATATTGTGCGTTATTCTGATTTGGGTATACTACAGATTGGTTTATGGAATTATTATGAGCAGACTCGATAAAAATTTAAATCAATTAAAAGAAATAGAATCTCAGGAAAATTAA